The following are encoded together in the Proteiniphilum saccharofermentans genome:
- the ilvN gene encoding acetolactate synthase small subunit, with amino-acid sequence MDGNKTLYTITIFSENTVGVLNQITTIFTRRQLNIETLSVSPSAIRGIHKFTITTFSDSEEVMKKLVRLIDKRVDILKAYFNTNEDLVHQELALYKLSTEKVMEHGSIEYLVRKYNIRVLEVNKDCVVFLKAGHYEETQGLFEELADTIGVLQFVRSGRIAITKSKVERLSDMLAKWEQQRIVIVNPESAI; translated from the coding sequence ATGGACGGGAATAAAACATTATATACCATCACTATTTTCTCCGAAAATACGGTAGGTGTGCTCAATCAAATCACGACGATCTTTACCCGAAGGCAACTCAATATCGAGACATTGTCTGTCTCTCCTTCTGCAATCCGCGGGATACATAAATTCACCATTACCACTTTTTCCGACAGCGAAGAGGTGATGAAAAAACTGGTACGGTTGATCGACAAGCGGGTAGATATCCTGAAGGCCTATTTCAATACAAACGAGGACCTGGTCCATCAGGAATTGGCGCTTTATAAGCTCTCCACAGAGAAAGTGATGGAGCACGGTTCCATAGAATATCTGGTGAGAAAGTATAATATCCGGGTTCTGGAGGTCAACAAAGACTGCGTGGTATTCCTGAAGGCAGGACATTACGAAGAGACCCAGGGACTCTTCGAGGAACTGGCCGATACCATCGGTGTGTTGCAGTTCGTTCGTTCGGGAAGGATTGCTATCACCAAATCGAAAGTAGAACGTTTGAGTGATATGCTGGCCAAATGGGAACAGCAAAGGATCGTCATTGTCAATCCGGAAAGTGCAATATAA
- the ilvC gene encoding ketol-acid reductoisomerase, giving the protein MAKMNFGGVEENVVTREEFPLEKAREVLKDETIAVIGYGVQGPGQSLNLRDNGFNVIIGQRKESKTWDKAVADGWVPGETLFEIEEACERGTIIQYLLSDAAQITLWDTVKKHLTPGKALYFSHGFGITYKDRTGIVPPADVDVILVAPKGSGTSLRKMFLEGRGLNSSYAVYQDATGKAHDRAVALGIGVGSGYLFETDFKREVYSDLTGERGTLMGAIQGLLLAQYEVLRENGHTPSEAFNETVEELTQSLMPLFAEKGMDWMYANCSTTAQRGALDWMGPFHDATKPVFEKLYKEVACGNEAQRSIDSNSQADYREKLEEELKALRESEMWQTGAVVRKLRPENN; this is encoded by the coding sequence ATGGCAAAAATGAATTTTGGCGGGGTTGAGGAAAATGTAGTTACTCGCGAGGAATTTCCCCTTGAAAAAGCTCGGGAGGTATTGAAAGATGAAACAATCGCGGTGATTGGTTACGGCGTGCAAGGTCCCGGACAATCCCTCAACCTGCGTGATAACGGTTTTAATGTGATCATAGGACAACGGAAAGAGAGTAAAACCTGGGATAAGGCGGTAGCCGACGGCTGGGTGCCGGGCGAGACGCTTTTCGAAATTGAAGAAGCATGTGAACGGGGGACTATTATTCAATACCTGCTGTCTGATGCGGCACAAATTACCTTATGGGACACAGTGAAGAAACATCTGACTCCCGGCAAGGCACTCTATTTCTCACACGGCTTCGGTATTACCTATAAAGACCGTACCGGGATTGTTCCTCCTGCCGATGTGGATGTGATCCTGGTTGCTCCCAAAGGGTCGGGTACGAGCCTCCGTAAGATGTTTCTGGAAGGACGGGGGTTGAACTCCAGCTATGCCGTTTATCAGGACGCTACCGGAAAGGCACACGACCGTGCTGTCGCACTCGGTATTGGCGTTGGTTCAGGTTACCTGTTTGAAACTGATTTCAAACGCGAAGTATATTCCGACCTGACGGGCGAGCGTGGTACGCTGATGGGGGCTATTCAGGGATTGTTGCTGGCACAATATGAAGTGTTGCGTGAAAACGGACACACACCCTCTGAGGCATTTAATGAAACTGTAGAAGAGCTAACCCAGTCGTTGATGCCGTTATTTGCCGAGAAAGGGATGGACTGGATGTATGCCAACTGTTCTACTACTGCGCAACGTGGCGCTCTCGACTGGATGGGGCCGTTCCATGATGCTACCAAGCCGGTATTCGAAAAGCTCTATAAAGAAGTCGCCTGCGGCAATGAAGCACAACGTTCTATCGACAGCAATTCTCAGGCCGACTACCGGGAAAAACTGGAAGAGGAATTGAAAGCCCTTCGCGAAAGTGAAATGTGGCAGACCGGAGCTGTCGTGAGAAAGCTGCGTCCGGAGAATAATTGA
- a CDS encoding DUF4837 family protein, giving the protein MKKQYAVLLPVILALLTLFTSCDGSGSFFSASGTTNEVIVIMDENAWEGPAGRSLFGVLNSNVKALPQPEPNFRILQLTPENFTSTFKVARNVIIPEISDIYSYPKLTADLDKYAMGQVIMNIHAPDTASFVEFVTENRESIVDYFITKELERNANYLKNQIKEPVSRVKQIFGINMHFPKGLPNITEHENFYWATNNAARGRQDIVIYQFPYTSETVFEKDSLISIRNRVLGEYIKGSFDSQMATATVYSPDYRKMETDGLFRAELRGLWEMTTDMMGGPFVMHAFVNENTGMVVVAEVFVYAPEMNKRNLLRNLESALYTISIPKDEKKES; this is encoded by the coding sequence ATGAAGAAGCAATATGCCGTATTACTGCCAGTTATTCTTGCCCTGCTAACGCTGTTTACATCGTGTGATGGCAGTGGGAGTTTTTTCTCCGCTTCGGGAACAACCAATGAAGTGATTGTAATAATGGACGAGAATGCTTGGGAAGGTCCTGCAGGAAGGTCTCTTTTCGGCGTACTTAATTCTAACGTAAAGGCACTACCCCAGCCCGAGCCTAACTTCCGGATACTGCAACTTACCCCGGAAAATTTCACCAGTACTTTTAAGGTAGCCCGGAACGTGATTATTCCCGAAATATCGGACATATACAGTTACCCCAAACTCACGGCAGATCTCGACAAATACGCCATGGGACAGGTCATCATGAATATCCATGCTCCCGATACGGCCAGTTTTGTGGAGTTCGTGACTGAAAACAGGGAGAGCATCGTAGATTATTTCATCACCAAGGAGTTGGAACGGAATGCCAACTATCTGAAAAACCAGATAAAAGAGCCGGTATCACGGGTAAAGCAGATTTTTGGTATTAATATGCATTTTCCAAAGGGATTGCCCAACATTACAGAACATGAGAACTTTTATTGGGCTACCAACAATGCTGCACGCGGTCGTCAGGATATCGTAATATACCAGTTTCCCTATACCTCAGAGACCGTTTTCGAGAAGGATTCCCTCATCAGTATCCGCAACAGGGTATTGGGTGAATATATAAAAGGGTCATTCGACTCCCAAATGGCTACAGCTACCGTCTACTCTCCCGATTACCGAAAAATGGAGACGGACGGCCTCTTTAGGGCCGAATTGCGTGGCCTGTGGGAAATGACCACCGATATGATGGGCGGACCGTTTGTAATGCATGCGTTTGTAAACGAGAATACCGGCATGGTGGTGGTCGCCGAGGTATTTGTATATGCCCCGGAAATGAATAAACGGAATCTGCTTCGTAATCTGGAATCCGCATTATACACCATCAGTATTCCAAAAGATGAGAAGAAGGAGTCTTAA
- the pdxA gene encoding 4-hydroxythreonine-4-phosphate dehydrogenase PdxA — MSELIKVGITHGDVNGVGYEILLKAFSDARILELFHPIVYGSSKSASYHRKVLNSDAMNFHIISKVEESHEGKVNLVNCVKEEIKIELGSASNEAGESAYTALDIACHDLAHGKIDLLVTLPINKDTIQNDHFQFPGHTEFLEERFASDGEKALMIMATETMRVALVTAHVPLSKVSTKLSKELIMEKLKTLNHSLKRDFRVENPRIAVLGLNPHAGENGLLGKEEEEIIAPAVKEAQDEWILCAGPFAADGFFGSGRFKEFDAILAMYHDQGLIPFKTLAMDSGVNFTAGLPIVRTSPDHGTAYDIAGKNLASDESFRQAIYMGIDIFRNRLAYDEARKNPLKKMFFDRGKDDEKLDLTGEEEI, encoded by the coding sequence ATGTCAGAATTAATCAAGGTGGGCATCACCCATGGCGACGTGAACGGCGTAGGATATGAGATCCTGCTGAAGGCTTTCTCGGATGCCAGAATACTCGAGTTGTTCCACCCGATCGTATACGGATCATCCAAATCGGCGTCCTATCACCGAAAGGTGCTGAACAGTGACGCAATGAATTTTCATATTATCTCCAAGGTTGAAGAATCGCATGAAGGGAAGGTCAATCTGGTCAATTGTGTCAAGGAGGAGATTAAGATAGAGTTGGGATCGGCAAGCAACGAAGCCGGAGAGTCAGCTTATACGGCATTGGATATTGCATGCCACGATCTGGCCCATGGCAAGATCGACCTGCTGGTCACTCTTCCCATCAATAAAGACACGATCCAGAACGATCATTTCCAATTTCCCGGGCATACCGAGTTCCTGGAGGAGCGGTTTGCCTCGGACGGAGAAAAAGCGCTGATGATCATGGCCACGGAAACCATGCGTGTAGCGCTGGTCACTGCCCATGTCCCTCTCTCTAAAGTTTCGACGAAACTCTCCAAAGAATTGATCATGGAGAAACTGAAAACGCTCAACCATTCGTTGAAGCGTGACTTCAGGGTAGAGAATCCCCGCATTGCCGTACTGGGATTGAACCCCCATGCCGGCGAAAACGGGTTATTGGGGAAAGAGGAAGAAGAGATTATTGCACCCGCGGTGAAAGAGGCGCAGGATGAATGGATCCTCTGTGCCGGTCCTTTTGCTGCCGACGGTTTTTTCGGATCAGGGCGCTTCAAGGAGTTCGATGCCATACTGGCGATGTACCACGACCAGGGATTGATCCCTTTCAAGACCCTTGCTATGGATTCGGGAGTCAATTTTACGGCCGGACTCCCTATCGTCCGCACTTCACCCGACCATGGTACCGCTTACGATATCGCGGGAAAGAACCTGGCTTCCGATGAATCGTTCCGTCAGGCTATCTATATGGGGATCGATATTTTCAGGAACCGGCTGGCTTATGATGAAGCCCGTAAGAACCCCCTTAAAAAGATGTTCTTCGATCGCGGTAAGGACGATGAAAAACTCGATCTGACCGGTGAGGAAGAGATATAA